A region from the Azospirillum thermophilum genome encodes:
- the recJ gene encoding single-stranded-DNA-specific exonuclease RecJ, protein MTDTAPAFLNITRSLSGKRWQARPYDERMAWALAQGRGLPEIVGRVLAARGVTEEACDDFLDPKLKALLPDPSRFKDMDKAAARIAAAILEGEPVAVFGDYDVDGATSAAVLRRFFRAAGADLRVYVPDRVKEGYGPNGPALLRLKAEGVRLVVTVDCGISAFAALETAAGAGLDVVVLDHHAAEPRLPPAVALVNPNRLDEDGAYRTLCAAGVTFLAVVAINRALRQAGYYRERPEPNLMEWLDLVALGTVCDVVPLTGLNRALVAQGLKVMARRCNPGLAALADVAGVKDKPDAYHAGYVLGPRVNAGGRVGASDLGARLLSTDDPLEAMDLAQKLEAHNAERRAVEQGVLDDAIARLEALSDREAELVFIAGEGWHPGVIGIVASRLKERYSRPACVVALEEGADGTVVGKASGRSVRGVDLGAAVIAARQEGLLIAGGGHRMAAGFTVAGARLGELREFLTGRVREQVEAAPLVPMLQLDGALSVGAATPALVETLGRLGPFGTGNSEPRFALADARVVRADVVGANHVRCFLQGNDGARLKAIAFRALDSALGQALLTGRGTPFHVAGTLRIDRWNGSESVQLLIDDAAPAQSH, encoded by the coding sequence ATGACCGACACCGCTCCCGCCTTCCTGAACATCACCCGATCGCTGTCCGGCAAGCGCTGGCAGGCCCGGCCCTATGACGAGCGGATGGCCTGGGCGCTGGCGCAGGGGCGCGGCCTGCCCGAGATCGTCGGGCGTGTGCTGGCCGCCCGCGGCGTGACGGAGGAAGCCTGCGACGACTTCCTCGATCCCAAGCTGAAGGCGCTGCTGCCCGACCCGTCGCGCTTCAAGGACATGGACAAGGCCGCCGCCCGCATCGCCGCCGCCATCCTGGAGGGGGAGCCGGTCGCGGTCTTCGGCGACTACGACGTGGACGGCGCCACCTCGGCCGCGGTCCTGCGCCGTTTCTTCCGGGCGGCCGGCGCCGATCTCCGCGTCTATGTGCCCGACCGCGTGAAGGAGGGCTACGGCCCCAACGGTCCGGCCCTGCTGCGGCTGAAGGCCGAGGGCGTGCGGCTGGTGGTGACGGTCGATTGCGGCATCTCCGCCTTCGCGGCGCTGGAGACGGCGGCCGGGGCCGGGCTCGACGTCGTGGTGCTCGACCATCATGCGGCGGAGCCACGGCTGCCGCCCGCCGTGGCGCTGGTCAACCCCAACCGGCTGGACGAGGACGGCGCCTACCGCACGCTCTGCGCCGCCGGGGTGACCTTCCTAGCGGTGGTCGCGATCAACCGGGCGCTGCGGCAGGCCGGCTATTACCGCGAGCGGCCCGAACCGAACCTGATGGAGTGGCTGGACCTCGTGGCGCTGGGCACGGTGTGCGACGTCGTCCCGCTGACCGGGCTGAACCGCGCGCTGGTGGCGCAGGGGCTGAAGGTGATGGCCCGGCGTTGCAATCCCGGCCTCGCCGCCCTGGCGGACGTCGCCGGGGTGAAGGACAAGCCCGATGCCTATCACGCCGGCTACGTGCTGGGACCACGGGTGAATGCCGGCGGGCGGGTGGGGGCCTCCGACCTCGGCGCCCGCCTGCTTTCGACCGACGACCCGCTGGAGGCGATGGACCTCGCCCAGAAGCTCGAAGCCCACAATGCCGAGCGCCGCGCGGTGGAGCAGGGGGTGCTGGACGACGCCATCGCCCGGCTGGAAGCCCTGTCGGACCGCGAGGCCGAGCTGGTCTTCATCGCCGGCGAGGGCTGGCATCCCGGCGTCATCGGCATCGTCGCCAGCCGGCTGAAGGAGCGCTACAGCCGCCCGGCCTGCGTCGTGGCGCTGGAGGAGGGGGCGGACGGCACCGTCGTCGGCAAGGCCTCCGGCCGCTCGGTCCGCGGCGTCGACCTGGGGGCCGCGGTGATCGCGGCGCGGCAGGAGGGGCTGTTGATCGCCGGCGGCGGCCACCGCATGGCGGCGGGCTTCACCGTGGCGGGGGCCAGACTGGGCGAGCTGCGCGAGTTCCTGACCGGCCGCGTGCGCGAGCAGGTGGAGGCCGCGCCGCTGGTGCCGATGCTGCAGCTCGACGGCGCCCTGTCCGTCGGTGCGGCGACCCCGGCGCTGGTCGAGACGCTGGGCAGGCTCGGTCCCTTCGGCACCGGCAACTCGGAGCCGCGCTTCGCCCTGGCCGATGCGCGGGTGGTGCGGGCCGACGTGGTGGGGGCGAATCACGTGCGCTGCTTCCTGCAGGGCAACGACGGGGCGCGGCTGAAGGCCATCGCCTTCCGTGCCCTCGACAGTGCGCTGGGCCAGGCGTTGCTGACCGGCCGCGGCACCCCGTTCCACGTCGCCGGCACCCTGCGCATCGACCGCTGGAACGGCAGCGAGTCCGTCCAGCTGCTGATCGACGACGCCGCGCCGGCCCAGTCGCACTGA
- a CDS encoding SpoIIE family protein phosphatase — MLLQTRIILFVLATTAVVSALLLGMAGLREDAADRHARELELARLESSWQLAMTTATGRADLALGRLASDPEVAQALGAGERAPLSRRLEALGITARAGFADVNLFASTGALLYSTDRSLDPAPLLGKTQVDTLLGGQRLPRGLRIGAGDRLLVTASSPVHSGTSVTGAAVIGLGLPAALDALRKAVGGRVFAVSRAGEPVAGANDPLWPVIQPLLRPAERVILPLQAEGRSYDLASLPIADLAGGRVATVLVALDVTQAAAERRLWTIAYVAAVALLVLAALALLYGYLRKNFATLDTAVQALQDLSAGRAMGYVELPAGNDEIGRIARAVEVFRGVMRDIERSAGQRERRLRRQQRFIRRQMETLAVTLEDEARQSLLDELRQIEMATYDPQSAQSKGVSDELGLLALGFSRLATRVSTQQVQLVQLVRDLREALADKRRLISLQQELEIARTMQLTILPQVFPSLPQMEVAARMVPAKEVGGDFYDFFPIPGGKVAIVIADVSGKGIPAAFFMLITRTMLRAIAESGVGPAETMRRVNNLLAAENEQSMFVTVFYGELDLRTGELAYSNGGHNPPLRLSRDGTVAELARTPGIALAAMPDMPYAERSLRLESGDMVVLFTDGVTEAFNDAEVMYGDGRLAAVVGAQAAASARDGLDGILSDVARFTAGAPQSDDITCLVLRWHGMAAQDGAPALPAMAAAQA; from the coding sequence ATGCTGCTCCAGACCCGCATCATCCTCTTCGTGCTCGCCACCACCGCGGTGGTCTCCGCCCTTCTGCTGGGGATGGCCGGCCTTCGCGAGGACGCCGCCGACCGCCACGCGCGGGAGCTGGAGCTGGCCCGGCTGGAATCCTCCTGGCAGCTCGCCATGACCACCGCGACCGGCAGGGCCGACCTCGCCCTCGGCCGGCTGGCCTCCGACCCGGAGGTGGCGCAGGCGCTGGGCGCCGGTGAGCGCGCGCCGCTGAGCCGCCGGCTGGAGGCGTTGGGCATCACCGCCCGCGCCGGCTTCGCCGACGTGAACCTCTTCGCCTCCACCGGCGCCCTGCTCTACAGCACCGACCGCTCGCTCGACCCGGCGCCGCTGCTGGGCAAGACGCAGGTGGACACCCTGCTGGGCGGGCAGCGGCTGCCCCGCGGCCTGCGCATCGGGGCCGGCGACCGGCTGCTGGTGACCGCCTCCTCCCCGGTCCATTCCGGGACGTCGGTCACCGGGGCGGCGGTCATCGGCCTCGGCCTGCCGGCGGCGCTGGACGCGCTGCGCAAGGCGGTGGGCGGCCGGGTCTTCGCGGTGTCGCGGGCGGGCGAGCCGGTCGCCGGGGCCAACGATCCGCTGTGGCCGGTCATCCAGCCCCTGCTTCGCCCGGCGGAGCGCGTCATCCTTCCCCTGCAGGCCGAGGGACGGAGCTACGACCTCGCCAGCCTGCCGATCGCCGACCTCGCCGGCGGCCGGGTCGCCACGGTGCTGGTCGCGCTGGACGTGACGCAGGCGGCGGCGGAGCGGCGGCTGTGGACCATCGCCTATGTCGCGGCGGTCGCCCTGCTCGTGCTGGCGGCGCTGGCGCTGCTCTACGGCTATCTGCGCAAGAACTTCGCCACGCTCGACACGGCGGTGCAGGCGCTGCAGGACCTTTCGGCCGGCCGGGCGATGGGCTATGTCGAGCTGCCCGCCGGCAATGACGAGATCGGGCGCATCGCCCGCGCGGTGGAGGTGTTCCGCGGCGTGATGCGCGACATCGAGCGGTCGGCCGGCCAGCGCGAACGCCGCCTGCGCCGCCAGCAGCGCTTCATCCGCCGCCAGATGGAGACGCTGGCCGTCACCCTGGAGGACGAGGCGCGGCAGAGCCTGCTCGACGAGCTGCGGCAGATCGAGATGGCGACCTACGACCCGCAGTCCGCCCAGTCCAAGGGCGTCAGCGACGAGCTCGGGCTGCTGGCGCTCGGCTTCTCCCGCCTCGCCACGCGGGTCAGCACGCAGCAGGTCCAGCTCGTCCAGCTCGTCCGCGACCTGCGCGAGGCGCTGGCCGACAAGCGCCGCCTCATCAGCCTGCAGCAGGAGCTGGAGATCGCCCGCACCATGCAGCTCACCATCCTGCCGCAGGTTTTCCCCAGCCTGCCGCAGATGGAGGTGGCGGCCCGGATGGTCCCGGCCAAGGAGGTCGGCGGCGACTTCTACGACTTCTTCCCGATTCCCGGCGGCAAGGTCGCCATCGTCATCGCCGACGTGTCGGGCAAGGGCATTCCGGCGGCCTTCTTCATGCTGATCACCCGCACCATGCTGCGGGCCATCGCCGAGTCGGGCGTCGGTCCGGCGGAGACGATGCGGCGGGTCAACAACCTGCTGGCCGCGGAGAACGAGCAGTCGATGTTCGTCACCGTCTTCTACGGCGAACTCGACCTGCGCACCGGCGAACTCGCCTACTCCAACGGCGGCCACAACCCGCCGCTGCGCCTGTCGCGCGACGGCACGGTTGCGGAACTGGCGCGCACGCCCGGCATCGCGCTGGCCGCCATGCCCGACATGCCCTATGCCGAACGGTCGCTGCGGCTCGAGAGCGGCGACATGGTCGTCCTCTTCACCGACGGCGTGACCGAGGCCTTCAACGACGCCGAGGTGATGTACGGCGACGGGCGGCTGGCGGCCGTGGTCGGTGCGCAGGCCGCCGCCTCGGCGAGGGACGGGCTGGACGGCATCCTGTCCGACGTCGCCCGCTTCACCGCCGGCGCGCCGCAGTCCGACGACATCACCTGCCTCGTCCTGCGCTGGCACGGGATGGCGGCGCAGGACGGCGCTCCGGCCCTCCCGGCCATGGCGGCGGCGCAGGCCTGA
- a CDS encoding ABC transporter substrate-binding protein has translation MPDKTGPIRTPFDPGRRRLLALGAAAGAAGALAPFRGALAEESLAAVPDRTFRITMVLGRGESDNEFGFKDYLARRGIRAEYTIRNTGGDAGRMPAIIEEIRDTRPDLIYSWGTPQTRALVGPYDEADPRRHITDIPVVFTFVAAPVDARIVPDLTRPGRNVTGTVHIAPVSVQLNTIQAYRPIRRLGVIFNPIERNSVLAVEGLRAEAALRGLELIEEPVPIDASGEPSAPAVPDLIARAASRGAEMLYIGPDTFIAFHNRSVVAEEALRHRLPTFSVTELIVRTDKAMLALASSSYGIGRFTAFKAAQIMVDGTRPADIPVETLKRFSVIINMATVRDLEFYPPIGLLNFAEIIES, from the coding sequence ATGCCCGACAAGACTGGGCCCATCCGAACCCCCTTCGATCCCGGCCGCAGGCGGCTGCTGGCCCTGGGGGCCGCCGCCGGTGCCGCCGGCGCCCTGGCGCCGTTTCGCGGCGCCCTGGCCGAGGAGTCGCTGGCGGCGGTCCCCGACCGGACCTTCCGCATCACCATGGTGCTGGGCCGGGGCGAGAGCGACAACGAGTTCGGCTTCAAGGACTATCTCGCCCGCCGCGGCATCCGCGCCGAATACACCATCCGCAACACCGGCGGCGACGCCGGCCGCATGCCCGCCATCATTGAGGAGATCCGGGACACCCGTCCCGACCTGATCTACAGCTGGGGCACGCCGCAGACCCGCGCGCTGGTCGGCCCCTATGACGAGGCGGATCCGCGCCGGCACATCACCGACATCCCGGTGGTCTTCACCTTCGTGGCGGCCCCCGTGGACGCCAGGATCGTGCCCGACCTCACCCGTCCCGGCCGCAACGTGACGGGCACCGTCCACATCGCGCCGGTGTCGGTGCAGCTCAACACCATCCAGGCCTACCGGCCGATCAGGCGGCTCGGCGTCATCTTCAACCCGATCGAACGCAACTCCGTCCTCGCCGTCGAGGGGCTGCGGGCGGAGGCGGCGCTGCGCGGGCTGGAACTGATCGAGGAGCCGGTGCCGATCGATGCGTCGGGCGAACCCTCGGCCCCCGCCGTCCCGGATCTGATCGCCCGCGCCGCCTCGCGCGGGGCGGAGATGCTCTATATCGGCCCCGACACCTTCATCGCCTTCCACAACCGCTCCGTCGTGGCGGAGGAGGCGCTGCGTCACCGGCTCCCCACCTTCTCCGTCACCGAACTGATCGTGCGCACCGACAAGGCGATGCTGGCGCTGGCCAGCAGCAGCTACGGCATCGGGCGCTTCACCGCCTTCAAGGCGGCCCAGATCATGGTGGACGGCACCAGACCGGCCGACATCCCCGTGGAGACGCTGAAGCGCTTCTCCGTCATCATCAACATGGCCACCGTGCGGGACCTGGAATTCTATCCCCCGATCGGCCTGCTCAATTTCGCGGAGATCATCGAATCATGA
- a CDS encoding MFS transporter: MMGLFRKARSGGRRVAASRDPINALVFRLTVVSVAIVLIAAGVASWLSLRSFDPLFQPELARKAGTVAELLASRIDRGLKAGIPLDRMPGVDRLLEEEAARHQDIAYVAVTDPAGRILAAAGRPLQGMTQLPADRLAAGPQGRFAAGFIDRLQRLGDPDRPAGRVHVGVDAAFLAKASADLMLDVLSVVLVSVLLIFEVLLLVVNLAMRRVLALRLLAERAEEGDFRAAPLPAPADGEPDMAAEARGLLDGVNARYAALTRRVEAFRAAHGPDDPRTRRAEQGLAALAQRFRFRAPGQAGTASAPFNLVFLRLPVFLFCLSEELSRPFLPAYAKSFATQVPWLTPDLVVSLPITMFMLIWALSQPGGARFSERWGRSRAFLLGALLGSFSLAMTAFASSLVWLMVWRCLTALGYGLVLITAQGIVVDHTTPRNRAGGMAMFIGALLAAGVCGPVSGGIIADQAGFRATFLIGAVLAFSAGIAVTILLMRVRPQAGTARPAAARPALGSAWPLFRDLRFTSLMLLSAVPTKIASTAFLFCLVPLLLTADGASKAEVGRVQMMYFVAFILVSPLAASLSDRWQARRGFVTLGGVGTLVSCLPILATDTLWGPPLAIALFGLAQALIGAPQLTLVSQIARDGGLPETAAIGWYRLIERLGGAVGPMLAMGWRSRPPTGRPCSASACCAG; this comes from the coding sequence ATGATGGGCCTCTTCCGGAAGGCGCGCAGCGGCGGCCGGCGCGTGGCGGCGTCGCGCGACCCGATCAACGCGCTGGTCTTCCGCCTGACCGTCGTTTCGGTCGCCATCGTGCTGATCGCGGCCGGCGTGGCCTCCTGGCTGTCGCTGCGCAGCTTCGACCCGCTGTTCCAGCCGGAGCTGGCCCGCAAGGCCGGCACGGTGGCCGAGCTTCTGGCGTCGCGCATCGACCGCGGCCTGAAGGCCGGGATTCCGCTCGACCGCATGCCGGGCGTCGACCGGCTGCTGGAGGAAGAGGCGGCGCGCCACCAGGACATCGCCTATGTGGCGGTGACGGACCCCGCCGGGCGGATCCTGGCGGCGGCCGGCCGGCCGCTCCAGGGGATGACGCAGCTTCCGGCGGACCGCCTGGCGGCCGGCCCGCAGGGACGGTTCGCCGCCGGCTTCATCGACCGCCTGCAGCGTCTCGGCGATCCGGACCGGCCGGCCGGCCGCGTCCATGTCGGCGTCGATGCCGCCTTTCTCGCCAAGGCGTCGGCCGACCTGATGCTCGACGTGCTGTCGGTCGTGCTGGTGTCGGTGCTGCTGATCTTCGAGGTGCTGCTTCTCGTCGTGAACCTTGCCATGCGGCGGGTGCTCGCGCTGCGCCTGCTGGCCGAGCGGGCGGAGGAGGGCGATTTCCGCGCCGCGCCGCTGCCTGCGCCGGCCGACGGCGAGCCGGACATGGCGGCCGAGGCGCGCGGCCTGCTCGACGGGGTCAACGCCCGCTATGCCGCCCTGACCCGCCGGGTGGAGGCGTTCCGCGCCGCCCATGGGCCCGACGATCCGCGCACCCGCCGGGCGGAGCAGGGGCTGGCCGCGCTGGCGCAGCGCTTCCGCTTCCGCGCGCCGGGGCAGGCCGGAACCGCGTCCGCGCCCTTCAACCTCGTCTTCCTGCGGCTGCCTGTCTTCCTCTTCTGCCTGTCCGAGGAGTTGTCGCGGCCCTTCCTGCCGGCCTACGCCAAGTCCTTCGCGACGCAGGTGCCCTGGCTGACGCCCGATCTCGTGGTCAGCCTGCCGATCACCATGTTCATGCTGATCTGGGCGCTGTCCCAGCCCGGCGGCGCGCGCTTCTCCGAGCGCTGGGGGCGCAGCCGGGCGTTCCTGCTGGGCGCGCTTCTGGGATCCTTCAGCCTCGCCATGACGGCCTTCGCGTCCTCGCTGGTCTGGCTGATGGTGTGGCGCTGCCTGACCGCGCTCGGCTACGGGCTGGTGCTGATCACCGCGCAGGGGATCGTGGTCGACCACACCACGCCGCGCAACCGGGCCGGCGGCATGGCGATGTTCATCGGGGCGCTGCTGGCGGCCGGCGTCTGCGGCCCGGTCAGCGGCGGCATCATCGCCGACCAGGCCGGCTTCCGCGCCACCTTCCTGATCGGGGCGGTCCTGGCCTTCAGCGCCGGCATCGCCGTGACGATCCTGCTGATGCGCGTGCGCCCGCAGGCCGGCACCGCCCGCCCGGCGGCGGCCCGGCCGGCGCTGGGCAGCGCGTGGCCGCTGTTCCGCGACCTGCGCTTCACCTCGCTGATGCTGCTGAGCGCGGTGCCGACCAAGATCGCCTCCACCGCCTTCCTCTTCTGTCTCGTCCCGCTCCTGCTGACCGCCGACGGGGCGAGCAAGGCGGAGGTCGGGCGGGTGCAGATGATGTACTTCGTCGCCTTCATCCTGGTGTCGCCGCTCGCCGCCAGCCTGTCCGACCGCTGGCAGGCCCGGCGCGGATTCGTGACGCTGGGCGGCGTCGGCACGCTGGTGAGCTGCCTGCCGATCCTCGCCACCGACACGCTGTGGGGGCCGCCGCTGGCGATCGCCCTGTTCGGCCTCGCCCAGGCGCTGATCGGCGCGCCGCAACTGACGCTCGTCTCGCAGATCGCCCGCGACGGCGGCCTGCCGGAGACCGCGGCCATCGGCTGGTACCGCCTGATCGAGCGGCTGGGCGGCGCCGTCGGCCCGATGCTGGCGATGGGGTGGCGGTCGCGACCTCCTACCGGGAGGCCATGCTCGGCATCGGCCTGTTGTGCGGGTTGA
- a CDS encoding glycerol dehydrogenase, which yields MITTAIFPARYVQGEGALDNLGEDLARLGRKALAVVDPFVLKTLRGRLVDAAAGRLDLDVQEFGGECSDEEIARLTALARAQGAEVVAGVGGGKALDTAKAVAHELNARTAIVPTLASTDAPCSALSVIYTADGAFKRYLVLPRNPDLVLVDTGVVAQAPVRFLVSGMGDALSTWFEAEDCRIKRGGNMTGRMGPMTAFSLARLCYDTLLEYGVLAKSACEQKVVTPALERIVEANTLLSGLGFESGGLAAAHAVHNGLTALEETHHYWHGEKVAFGTLTMLVLTGRPAAVLDEVYGFCRSVGLPTTLADIGLATVSDERLLLAAERACAEGETIHNEPYEVTPRRVLAAMKAADAEGRRRKGL from the coding sequence ATGATCACCACCGCGATTTTCCCGGCCCGCTACGTCCAGGGCGAAGGCGCCCTCGACAATCTGGGCGAGGATCTGGCCCGGCTGGGCAGGAAGGCGCTGGCCGTCGTCGACCCGTTCGTTCTGAAGACCCTGCGCGGCCGTCTGGTGGATGCCGCCGCCGGCCGTCTCGACCTCGACGTCCAGGAATTCGGCGGCGAATGCTCCGACGAGGAGATCGCGCGGCTGACCGCCCTTGCCCGCGCGCAGGGGGCGGAGGTCGTCGCCGGCGTCGGCGGCGGCAAGGCGCTGGACACCGCCAAGGCCGTCGCGCATGAGCTGAACGCCCGCACCGCCATCGTCCCGACCCTGGCCTCCACCGATGCGCCGTGCAGCGCCCTGTCGGTGATCTACACCGCCGACGGCGCCTTCAAGCGCTATCTGGTCCTGCCGCGCAACCCGGATCTCGTCCTTGTCGACACCGGCGTGGTGGCGCAGGCGCCGGTCCGCTTCCTCGTCTCCGGCATGGGCGACGCCCTGTCGACCTGGTTCGAGGCGGAGGATTGCCGGATCAAGCGCGGCGGCAACATGACCGGCCGCATGGGCCCGATGACCGCCTTCAGCCTGGCGCGGCTCTGCTACGACACGCTGCTGGAATACGGCGTGCTCGCCAAGTCGGCCTGCGAGCAGAAGGTCGTCACGCCGGCCCTGGAGCGCATCGTCGAGGCCAACACGCTGCTGAGCGGACTGGGCTTCGAGAGCGGCGGGCTGGCCGCCGCCCATGCCGTCCACAACGGCCTGACGGCGCTGGAGGAGACGCACCATTACTGGCACGGCGAGAAGGTCGCCTTCGGCACGCTGACCATGCTGGTGCTGACCGGCCGCCCGGCGGCGGTGCTGGACGAGGTCTACGGCTTCTGCCGGTCGGTCGGGCTGCCGACCACGCTGGCCGACATCGGCCTCGCCACGGTGAGCGACGAGCGGCTGCTGCTGGCCGCCGAGCGCGCCTGCGCCGAGGGCGAGACCATCCACAACGAGCCCTACGAGGTCACCCCCCGCCGCGTGCTGGCCGCCATGAAGGCCGCCGACGCGGAAGGCCGGCGGCGCAAGGGGCTGTAG
- a CDS encoding DUF4337 domain-containing protein: MSEAFEHHEKAHEAAHGHHSSNRRIGLMIAILAALLAIAEAAGKSAQTEALNRNIEAANFWAFFQAKTIRMTTMRTAGEAAKLELSADLPQAQRDAIQKQIDVWAQTALRYDTEPETQEGRKELAARAKQAEAVRDHSLAAYHMYEYASAAFQIAIVLASATVITGFLPLAWLSGALGVAGVAISLLGWLAPTALHLGGH; this comes from the coding sequence ATGTCCGAAGCGTTCGAGCATCACGAGAAGGCGCACGAGGCGGCCCACGGCCATCATTCCAGCAACCGCCGCATCGGCCTGATGATCGCCATCCTGGCGGCCTTGCTGGCCATCGCCGAGGCCGCGGGCAAGAGTGCCCAGACCGAGGCCCTGAACCGCAACATCGAGGCGGCGAATTTCTGGGCCTTCTTCCAGGCCAAGACCATTCGCATGACCACCATGCGGACCGCCGGGGAGGCCGCGAAGCTGGAGCTGTCGGCCGACCTTCCGCAGGCGCAGCGCGACGCCATCCAGAAGCAGATCGACGTCTGGGCCCAGACCGCCCTGCGGTACGACACCGAGCCGGAGACGCAGGAAGGCCGCAAGGAACTGGCGGCGCGCGCCAAGCAGGCGGAAGCGGTCCGCGACCATTCGCTGGCCGCCTACCATATGTACGAGTACGCCTCCGCCGCCTTCCAGATCGCCATCGTTCTGGCCTCGGCAACCGTCATCACCGGCTTCCTGCCGCTGGCCTGGCTGTCCGGCGCGCTGGGCGTGGCGGGCGTGGCGATCTCGCTGCTCGGCTGGCTGGCCCCGACGGCCCTGCATCTCGGCGGGCACTGA
- a CDS encoding XRE family transcriptional regulator, translated as MTGAQCQAARLRLGWSTRQLAAKAGVPWSEIIRFDYGTGEVAPEVVAAVQMAFRRAGLDLRQLQR; from the coding sequence ATGACCGGGGCGCAATGCCAGGCGGCCCGCTTGCGGCTGGGCTGGTCGACCCGGCAACTGGCAGCCAAGGCCGGCGTGCCGTGGTCGGAGATCATACGGTTCGATTACGGCACCGGCGAGGTCGCGCCCGAGGTGGTGGCCGCCGTGCAGATGGCCTTTCGCCGGGCCGGGCTGGACCTGCGCCAGCTCCAGCGCTGA
- a CDS encoding ATP-binding protein, with protein MIDALELVIANDLAELGRLAEAVDDFVGRHGLPMEVGFKLNLCFDELITNTVSYGYPDGGRHEIRVRLTLEETELQAELVDDAAPFDPFAERPAPDLDADVDERAIGGLGIFLVTRSVDRASYRREGDRNVVRLIKAIPPTPAAQGALQ; from the coding sequence ATGATCGACGCGCTCGAACTGGTTATCGCCAACGACCTCGCCGAACTGGGCCGGCTGGCCGAGGCGGTGGACGATTTCGTCGGGCGGCACGGGCTGCCGATGGAGGTCGGCTTCAAGCTGAACCTCTGCTTCGACGAGCTGATCACCAATACCGTGTCCTACGGCTATCCCGACGGCGGGCGTCACGAGATCCGGGTCAGGCTGACGCTGGAGGAGACGGAACTGCAGGCGGAGCTGGTGGATGACGCCGCCCCCTTCGATCCCTTCGCGGAGCGTCCGGCGCCCGATCTCGACGCCGACGTCGACGAGCGTGCGATCGGCGGGCTCGGCATCTTCCTGGTCACCCGGTCGGTCGACCGCGCCAGCTATCGCCGCGAAGGCGACCGCAACGTCGTGCGGCTGATCAAGGCGATCCCGCCGACACCCGCCGCGCAGGGCGCCCTGCAATGA
- a CDS encoding GNAT family N-acetyltransferase, with the protein MTGLSHGAEAAARPPAEGAEAFALAEARLALLVAELPEDLSARMLTLADGDRLTAFRQRIVATLDDPDHYRMAGEVGNFIADHLGARGLTAGIFQDGELVAYGALGIPGPEDHNRGRDLPLPAEDLPLVAHMSSAMVDPAMRGRGLHHRLIDWRIAVSDSIGRRHLLTTVSPRNHRSWGHLAGHGLHPRRLIRVGEGLVRLLLHRDAAEHAQMDRATALLVPVDELAARGDLFDGGNRVWGRVPEGGDPATATRWYALVGRAIQTAPGRPQTAAA; encoded by the coding sequence ATGACCGGTTTGTCCCACGGCGCGGAGGCTGCCGCCCGCCCGCCGGCGGAGGGAGCCGAGGCCTTCGCCCTGGCGGAAGCCCGGCTCGCCCTCCTGGTGGCCGAACTGCCGGAGGACTTGAGCGCGCGCATGCTGACGCTCGCGGACGGCGACCGGCTGACGGCGTTCCGCCAGCGGATCGTCGCCACGCTCGACGACCCGGACCATTACCGGATGGCGGGAGAGGTCGGGAACTTCATCGCCGATCATCTCGGGGCGCGCGGCCTGACCGCCGGCATCTTCCAGGACGGGGAGCTGGTCGCCTACGGCGCGCTCGGCATTCCGGGGCCGGAGGACCACAACCGCGGCCGCGACCTGCCGCTGCCGGCCGAGGACCTGCCGCTCGTCGCCCACATGTCCTCCGCCATGGTCGATCCGGCGATGCGCGGGCGCGGCCTGCACCACCGGCTGATCGACTGGCGCATCGCGGTATCCGACAGCATCGGCCGGCGCCATCTGCTGACCACCGTCAGCCCGCGCAACCACCGGAGCTGGGGCCATCTCGCCGGCCACGGCCTCCATCCCAGGCGGCTGATCCGCGTGGGCGAGGGGCTGGTCCGCCTGCTGCTCCACCGCGACGCGGCCGAGCATGCGCAGATGGACCGCGCCACGGCGCTGCTCGTGCCGGTGGACGAACTGGCCGCCCGCGGGGATCTGTTCGACGGCGGCAACCGCGTCTGGGGCCGCGTTCCGGAAGGCGGCGACCCGGCCACGGCGACCCGCTGGTACGCCCTGGTCGGCCGCGCCATCCAGACCGCGCCCGGCCGGCCGCAGACGGCGGCGGCCTGA